Proteins found in one Plasmodium knowlesi strain H genome assembly, chromosome: 12 genomic segment:
- a CDS encoding ATP synthase (C/AC39) subunit, putative, which produces MELCLYNSKNGYLEALLRGFRSSFLTPEEYKKLTEVDTLEDLKSVLEDTDYGSFMMDEPSPIAVTTIAQKCKEKMAHEFNYIRAQAEEPLRTFLDYIAKEKMIDNVIILIHGTLNKKPAEELLSRVDPLGYFPQMKAITTMDVQNSHDDVLKVLLIETPIGTYFDKYISANASNEKNNVTTILNEMDIEILRNTLKKAWLEDFYDFIRELGGKTEEVMGHILKSVADFRVLSVTLNTINSSLSLELQKDRNDMFPCFGYLYPEGTDRIRKCWNNETVQAALENYPTYYNLYEECKQFYMKNENMQDSKIVDHKVKSLEDLLYVKLVKLCETAFDQHCHFGIFYAWVKLKEQEIRNIVWISDMILMNRKDCIDSIIPIFEPQI; this is translated from the coding sequence ATGGAATTGTGCCTTTATAACTCTAAAAATGGCTACTTGGAAGCCTTGTTGAGAGGATTCCGCAGCAGTTTTTTAACCCCAGAGGAATATAAAAAGCTGACAGAAGTGGACACGCTCGAAGATTTGAAATCCGTTTTAGAAGACACGGATTATGGATCGTTCATGATGGATGAGCCATCACCCATTGCAGTCACAACCATTGCGCAAAaatgtaaggaaaaaatggctcACGAATTCAATTATATAAGAGCACAGGCAGAAGAACCTCTGAGAACATTCCTAGACTATAttgcaaaggagaaaatgattGACAATGTAATAATTTTGATACATGGCACGTTGAATAAGAAGCCAGCAGAGGAATTGCTATCAAGAGTAGACCCTTTAGGATATTTTCCACAAATGAAAGCTATCACCACCATGGATGTACAAAACTCTCATGATGATGTTTTGAAGGTGCTTCTTATAGAAACACCGATAGGAACTTATTTCGACAAGTACATCTCTGCGAACGCATCAAATGAAAAGAACAACGTAACAACTATTCTCAACGAAATGGATATTGAAATTTTAAGGAACACATTGAAGAAGGCATGGCTGGAAGATTTTTACGATTTCATAAGAGAGTTAGGTGGAAAGACAGAGGAAGTTATGGGTCATATACTAAAAAGCGTTGCAGACTTTCGAGTGCTATCAGTTACATTGAATACAATTAATTCTAGTTTAAGTTTGGAGCTGCAAAAAGATAGAAATGATATGTTCCCATGTTTTGGCTACCTATACCCAGAGGGAACAGATAGAATTAGAAAATGCTGGAATAATGAAACCGTTCAGGCCGCCTTAGAAAACTATCCGACTTACTACAACTTGTACGAAGAATGCAAACAGTTTtatatgaaaaatgaaaacatgcAGGATAGTAAAATTGTTGACCATAAAGTAAAGTCTTTGGAAGATTTACTCTATGTGAAACTGGTGAAATTATGTGAAACGGCATTTGATCAACATTGCCATTTTGGGATTTTCTATGCCTGGGTAAAGTTAAAAGAACAAGAAATTAGAAACATTGTTTGGATCTCAGACATGATTCTGATGAATAGGAAAGACTGCATCGATAGTATTATCCCCATATTTGAGCCGCAAATTTAG